Genomic segment of Bacteroidetes Order II. bacterium:
TAGTTCATTCGGATGTAAGGAACCTCGCAGCAGGGGCCATCGTACATTCCGACCAAGGCAGCCAGTACGCCAGTGCAAAATTCAGGAAGCACTTGGCCAAGCGGGGCTACCGGCAGAGCATGTCGTGCGAGGGCGACTGCTACGACAGCGCATTGACTGTTCAACCTCACGTTATTCTAATCTAAAACGCACGGCATCCCTACCTATTTGATTACCCCATTGTGCGTTACGTTTGCGTTAAACGTGCCCAATATTCGGATGAAGCGGGCATCTTTTTGTGTTGAGTGGCGTAAGAGGCAACTCTTATAACCAATCTCTTTGAACAAAATACTATGCCAGCAATATTACGGATCGGGATTTTTGTAGGTCTTCTGATCTTGTTAGATGTATATGCTTACAGGGGTTTACGTACTCTTACGGATGGACTTGCGCCGCACTTTCGGAAAACGGCGGTGATCCTTTGGTGGTCCATCCACCTTATTTTTTGGACTGGCCTGCTTGCGGCCACCGTGTTATTCTGGAGTGGAAACCGGCCCTCGCCGGACTTTATGCGCTTCATTGGGATCGGCTTGATCTTGCTGTATGCCCCTAAAATCGTATTTATGATCCCACTCTTGCTGGAAGATGGCTACCGATTGATACGCGGAGGTGGGGTTTGGGTACTGAAACAATTTGGACAAATCGCCCCAGAAACACCCGTAATAGAAGATCGGCGTCGTTTTGTAAGTATGGTTGCGCTTGGCCTCGCCAGTATTCCGTTTGCGGGTATTGTTCATGGCGTAACCTTTGGCAAATACAACTTTACGGTTCGTCGGCGGACGTTGATCTTCCCCGACTTGCCCGAAGCCCTTGATGGATTTACGATCACCCAAATATCAGATTTACATGTGGGGAGTTTTGACGATCCAGAAGCGGTGGCACGCGGTGTACAACTAATCAATCAACAAGGCAGCGATATCATTGTTTTTACGGGTGATATGGTCAATAATAAAGCCGAAGAAATGGACGCATGGCAAGCAGTTTTTGCACAAATGAAAGCGCCACATGGTCTTTATTCAGTTTTGGGCAATCACGATTATGGCGATTATGTGTCTTGGCCCTCTATAGAGGCGAAGCAACAAAATCTGGTCAAATTGGCACAGCATCACGAAAAAATTGGCTTCCGGCTTTTGCGCAACGAACACCATATCGTCGAAAGAAATGGGGCACAATTGGCCGTTGTTGGTGTGGAAAACTGGGGCTTACCACCGTTCCCGCAACACGGCGATCTGGATAAGGCCCTGGCCCAAGTCCCGCAAAATGCTTTTAAGATCCTGCTCAGCCATGATCCTACACACTGGGAACAAGAAGTGTTATCGCACGAGACCCGTTTGCCCCTCACACTTTCTGGGCATACGCATGGGATGCAATTTGGGATTGAAATTCCAGGTTTTCGCTGGAGTCCGGTTAAATTTAGGTATCGTCGCTGGGCAGACCTCTACGAAGAAGTGGGTAAATTTCTGTATGTGAACCGTGGTTTTGGCTTCCTTGGTTTTCCAGGGCGGGTTGGCATCTGGCCAGAAATTACGGTACTTCGGTTAAAAAAAGCCAAGCCTATGCCACAAGCCTAATCAGAGCCATTTTCGTTTTTTAAAATAGAAAATTTGCGAAATCATCAATAGGATCATCACTCCCCAAAGGATGTAATATGCACGCGGATCATGTAATTCTGGCATAATATCGAAGTTCATTCCATAAACACCCGCTAGAAAGGTGACCGGAATAAACACCGTAGAAATAATTGCTAAGACCTTCATCACTTCGTTCATCCTATTAGAAACACTGGAGAGGTACAAATCCATCAGCCCTGACAATAAATCACGGTAGGTTTCTACGGTATCAATGACCAGAACAATATGGTCCTTTAGGTCGCGTAGGTATAAATGGGTATGGTCGGTAATTTGCGGATTTTCCGAACGTTCTATGTTGTTAATCAATTCCCGCAATGGCCAAACTGATTTTCGGAGCATAATCATTTGCCGTTTAAGGTCGTGCAGACGGTGCATCATTTCTTGTTTGGGTTCTTGGATCAGGGCTTCTTCTAAGTCTTCCACCAAATCACCAATGCGCTCCAGCACTTCAAAATAATAGTCCACAACGGCATCCATGAGGGCATAACACAGATAATCTGCACCCGATCTTCGGATCCGCCCTTTGGAAACTTTGATGCGGTGACGTACATGATCGAAGGCATCTTCGCCATCTTTTTCCTGAAACGTGATGACTATTCGGTCTTTCAGGATGATCACCAGTTGCTCTGTAATCACCTTGCGGGCCTCTGGATCAAAGCGGATCATTTTCAGAATGACTACCAGATAACCGTCGTAGTCCTCGAATTTAGGGCGTGTTTGGGTATTCACCACATCTTCCAGCGTAAGCGGGTGGATGCCAAAGCGTTCGCCAATGGACGCTACCAACTCGGTATCATGTAGTCCTTCGATGTTGATCCAGTGGGTAAAGCCAGGGATGGTTTTCTCGAAACAAGACGCAAAGTTATTATAAGTGTGTTCCGAGTGCGTTTTATCGTTGTAGCTCGTAAGTGAAAAGCTGGCTTTTTCGGTGCGTGGTGTGCCGGTATAGAGCAATGCGCCGGGTGGTTGCCCTAGTTTATGCTTCCGGCTGATGGCGTCACGGTTTGGCATTCTAATTGGTTTATCGTACAGAATCGTTGTAATTTACCATTTTCGCCTTCTTATCCAAAAGCAAAATGCAGCCGCAGCTTCTCTTTATTGCCCTCGGTGGAGCCTTGGGTGCTTTGATGCGTTACGCAACCGCCGTAGGCATTTCCTACCTCTGGCGAGGTGCTTTTCCAATGGGAACCGCCATCGCCAATGTATTGGGATGCTTTTTAATTGGTTTGGTACTGCCCTATTTTGCGAAAACCGAAATTTCGGCGGGATTCCGCCTCTTTTTTGTAACGGGTTTTTTAGGTGCTTACACCACTTTTTCCACCTTCAGCCTCGAAACCCTAGCGTTAGTACAACGAAGCGACTATACCACCGCTTTGCTTAATGTGATGGCGTCTCTTGGCTTGGGCTTTGGAGCCACTGCTTTGGGTATCTGGGCAGGCAAAACCTTCTGGGCGGGTTAAATCATCAACGTTTTACAACTTTTTCATACAAAGCAATCCATTCTTGTGGAGGCATCCGGCGTGCCAATTCACCGATTAGGTCATACGGGATATGGGCAGGATTTTTGAACCGGATACAACTTTTGCCCATGTCCAATTTAGTTTTTACCCGTTCCGCGTAGGCGCTTTTGAACCATTGCATAAGGTTCGGATCGGCATAAATTCCCATATGATACACCGCTACATGCTGTTTCTGCGAAGCAATATTCAGGAACGGTAGTGGCATTTTAGTGTCGCAATGATACCCTGCAGGATAGATGGATTTGG
This window contains:
- a CDS encoding metallophosphoesterase, with product MPAILRIGIFVGLLILLDVYAYRGLRTLTDGLAPHFRKTAVILWWSIHLIFWTGLLAATVLFWSGNRPSPDFMRFIGIGLILLYAPKIVFMIPLLLEDGYRLIRGGGVWVLKQFGQIAPETPVIEDRRRFVSMVALGLASIPFAGIVHGVTFGKYNFTVRRRTLIFPDLPEALDGFTITQISDLHVGSFDDPEAVARGVQLINQQGSDIIVFTGDMVNNKAEEMDAWQAVFAQMKAPHGLYSVLGNHDYGDYVSWPSIEAKQQNLVKLAQHHEKIGFRLLRNEHHIVERNGAQLAVVGVENWGLPPFPQHGDLDKALAQVPQNAFKILLSHDPTHWEQEVLSHETRLPLTLSGHTHGMQFGIEIPGFRWSPVKFRYRRWADLYEEVGKFLYVNRGFGFLGFPGRVGIWPEITVLRLKKAKPMPQA
- the corA gene encoding magnesium/cobalt transporter CorA, with translation MPNRDAISRKHKLGQPPGALLYTGTPRTEKASFSLTSYNDKTHSEHTYNNFASCFEKTIPGFTHWINIEGLHDTELVASIGERFGIHPLTLEDVVNTQTRPKFEDYDGYLVVILKMIRFDPEARKVITEQLVIILKDRIVITFQEKDGEDAFDHVRHRIKVSKGRIRRSGADYLCYALMDAVVDYYFEVLERIGDLVEDLEEALIQEPKQEMMHRLHDLKRQMIMLRKSVWPLRELINNIERSENPQITDHTHLYLRDLKDHIVLVIDTVETYRDLLSGLMDLYLSSVSNRMNEVMKVLAIISTVFIPVTFLAGVYGMNFDIMPELHDPRAYYILWGVMILLMISQIFYFKKRKWL
- the crcB gene encoding fluoride efflux transporter CrcB, translated to MQPQLLFIALGGALGALMRYATAVGISYLWRGAFPMGTAIANVLGCFLIGLVLPYFAKTEISAGFRLFFVTGFLGAYTTFSTFSLETLALVQRSDYTTALLNVMASLGLGFGATALGIWAGKTFWAG
- a CDS encoding DUF1801 domain-containing protein, which gives rise to MQSTAPTPDAYVESLPEERKPVIQKLREVILENLPDGFEEEMNYGMIGYVVPKSIYPAGYHCDTKMPLPFLNIASQKQHVAVYHMGIYADPNLMQWFKSAYAERVKTKLDMGKSCIRFKNPAHIPYDLIGELARRMPPQEWIALYEKVVKR